ATCAGTTCGTTGCCGGTATTGACGATCTTCACGTCGTCGTTGTCGATGGCCTGGCGCAGATCGCCAGCTTGTTTATCAAGTTGTTGGCCAATGGCCCCACCAATCACGCCGCCAATGACCGCGCCTACGGCAGCCTTGCCCAGCTTTCCGTCGCCTTTGCGGGTGGCACCTAGAAGCCCGCCCGCGATGGCGCCAATGGCGGCCCCGTTTTGGGTACGTGGACCCATGTTAGAAGTTGGGCTTTGCGTCGGTGACGTGCAAGCGCTGGTCGCCAGTCCGGCGATCAGGCCGAACGAGAGAATCATATGTCTTGGTTGCATACTGCGGTCCTCGGTTTGAATTCTTGTTCTCCATACAGAAAAGGGCCGTGTTATCGAATAACAAGGCCCTGTTATGGGGAAACTCGGCGAAAAACAGACGCTTACCCAGTACGCTCTTGTTCCAGTTCGGCGCTTTCCCACGCCAGTAATGCGCGCTTTACTGGCAGGCCCCAATGGTATCCCCCCAGTGCACCGGATTTGCGCAGGGCACGGTGGCACGGGATCAGCCAGCTTACCGGGTTGCGCCCGACAGCGGTGCCCACGGCACGCACGGCGCGGGGTTGGCCGATCTTCTCAGCGATTTGTCCATAGGTGGTTACATGGCCCGAGGGGATCGACAGAAGTGCCTCCCATACCTTGATCTGCAAGGGCGAACCGATCAGGTGCAGCGGTGTCTTTCCGTCCTTGCCCAATTCCGTGTCATACGCGGCCAGAACCCACGGTCGCAGGAACATCGGGTCTTCGATGAACGTGGCGTTGGGCCAGCGCGATATCAGGTCCTCGAAGGTTTCCTCGACGCCTGTCTCACCCGCAAAACCGATGCCGCAGATGCCCCGCTCGGTCCCCATTACCAGCGACGCCCCGAACGGGCTGTCAAACCAACCCCAATAGATCGTCAGACCTTTACCCCTATTGGCATATTCGCCGGGGCTCATCGCTTCCCACCGCAAAAAGAGGTCATGCAGACGGCCCTGACCCGACAGACCAACCGACTGTGCTGTTTCCAGCGTTGAAAACCGCTCGGCCAACAGTGTCTTGGCATGGCCCAATGTCAGGAACTGTTGATAGCGTTTTGGCGATACTCCAACCCAGCGCGAGAACACGCGCTGAAAATGCGAGGGCGACATGTCCATCTTCGCGGCCAAGGCGTCAAGCGCGAGGGTCTTTCCTCCTGCTGCGTCGATTTCTTCGATCGCACGCCGGATCACGTTGTAGTGGTAGCTGTCTTCAGTCGGTGTCATCTTGGCCTCATGCGTCAATACAACGAGCTTGCCTTTTCTGCTTCTACAAGGCGACCCGGAAATTGCGCATTGAACGTGGCTCGCGTAAGACGATCTGCGGAAACGGATGGACGCGATGGCAAAACAACTCGGATATCACCAGATCCGCGAGATCTTTGAGCGCTTCAAAGAACAGGAAGCCGAACCCAAGGGCGAGCTGGAGCATGTAAATGTCTACACGCTGGTCGTAGCGGTGGCCCTGTCGGCACAGGCGACGGACGTGGGCGTGAACAAAGCCACGCGGGCGTTGTTCAAAGTGGCGGACACGCCGCAGAAGATGCTGGATTTGGGCCTTGAGGGGCTGACTGAACATATCAAGACCATCGGGTTGTTTCGCCAAAAGGCGAAGAACGTGATGAAGTTAAGCCAGATCCTTGTCGACGAGTATGGCGGCGAGGTGCCCAATTCTCGTGCCGCGCTTCAGTCGCTGCCGGGTGTGGGGCGCAAGACAGCTAATGTCGTTTTGAACATGTGGTGGGGCGTGCCGGCGCAGGCGGTCGATACGCATATCTTCCGCGTCGGCAATCGCACGGGCATCGCTGTCGGCAAGAACGTCGATGCGGTCGAACGCGCCATCGAAGACAACATCCCCGCAGACTTTCAACACCACGCCCATCACTGGCTGATCCTACATGGGCGCTATACCTGCAAGGCGCGCAAGCCAATGTGCGGAAACTGCATCATTCGGGACCTCTGTCCCTTCGAGGAAAAGAACTTATGACGAAAAAGTACAAGGTTGTCGGGATCGGCAACGCGGTTGTGGATGTTATTACCACCGCAGATGACAGCTTTCTGGAACTGATGGGCATTGAAAAAGGCATCATGCAACTGGTCGAAAAGGACCGCGCCGAGGTGCTGTATGCCGCGATGCAAGACCGCAAGCAGGCGGCTGGTGGATCGGTTGCGAACACGATCGCCGGGATTGGTAATCTCGGTCTGACCACAGGGTTTGTCGGCCGCGTGCACGAGGATGCCCTAGGTCATTTCTATGCCGATGCGATGGAGATGGACGGCACCCGCTTTGTGAACCCACCCGTGCCGGGCGGCGAGCTGCCGACTTCGCGGTCGATGATCTTTGTGTCGCCGGATGGCGAGCGGTCGATGAACACCTATCTGGGCATCTCGGCCGAGCTTGGGCCGGAAGATGTGGATCCCGAGGTCGCTGCGGACGCCGAGATCGTGTTTCTGGAAGGCTACCTCTTTGACAAGGACAAAGGGAAAGAGGCGTTCATCGCCATGGCTCGTGCCTGTCGCGCGGGTGGTGGCAAGGCGGGGATCGCGATTTCCGATCCGTTCTGCGTCGAACGTCACCGTACCGACTTCCTGATGCTGATCGAGCACGAACTGGACTATGTGATCGGCAACGAGGAAGAGCTGAAAGCACTGTTCCAAACCGATGATCTGGAAGAGGCAATGGCGAAAACCGCCGCGATCTGCCCGCTGGTGGCCTGCACGCGCTCGGGCGACGGGGTGACGATCCTTGCGGGGGGCGAACGTGTGGACGTGCCGGTTGAGCGCATCGTCCCGGTGGACGCCACTGGGGCAGGTGACGGCTTTGCCGCAGGCTTCCTGTACGGTCTGGCCACCGGTGCTGATCTGCGCACCTGCGGCGAGATGGGCTGCACCGTCGCAGGCGAAGTGATCCGCCATATCGGGCCGCGCGCAGATCGCAACCTGCCAGCGCTGTTCCGCGAAAAGGGACTAATCTAAGCCACGCAAACGAAAAAGCCCGGATCGCAGGATCCGGGCTTTCTTTATTTGGGTGAAGCGGAGCTTATTCGGTGTCCACAACCTCGTAGTCATGGGTGACGTTGGCCAAGGCCGCCATCATCGCCGAAGCAGAACAGTATTTGTCCACCGACAGCGAAATCGCACGCTCAACCTTGTCTGCGCTGACCCCGCGGCCTTTGACGATGAAGTGCAGATGGATCTTAGTGAAGACTTTGGGGTCGGTTTCGGCGCGTTCTGCATCAACCTCTACGTCGACATCTTCGATGCGCTGGCGCTGTTTTTGCAGGATCGACACAACGTCATAGGCCGAACAGCCCGCAGTTCCGATCAGCAACAGTTCCATCGGGCTGGGACCGGGCGTTCCTGCGCCGTCATGGCCGGTACCCAGAACAATGTTGTGGCCTGTGCCAGAGGTGCCAATAAAGGTACGGGCCTCGGCCCATTTTACGCGCGCTTTCATGTGGTGTCCTTCGCAGTCAAAAGCGGATCAGTCGCCTAGTTTGGCGTGGATCTCGTCCAGATCGATCTCGCCAATGGGCATCTTGTTCCCGGGATTTTCGAAGTCGTACTTAAACAACTCGAAGTCCTTCTTGAAGATCTCATAGACAAGATGCATCGACAGATCGTCGAAATAGTCCTCGACCGGATGTGCACGCTTGGGACCGTGGCCTTCGCTTTCGTTAAAGCGCGGGATTTCAGCCAGATCCACAGGGTGTGGGGTCTCAATCGCGTCCAGAACAGATTGCATCCCATCGTTGAACTTCTCGGTCCAGACGATGTTGTCATAGCGACCGCCATTTACAATGAAAGTCGAGACGTGGCCTGACATGGACGACCAATGAATGTCCGGATCCATCGGTTTACGCCAGCGGATCGTGTCGCGGGCGAACAGAAGGAAACGTCGGAAGCTTTCGATCTGGTCGAATTCAAACCCATTGTCGGGGTCACCCACCTCGATCCCGTATTTCTGAATCAGAAGCGGCACCAGATTGCCGCGATAACGACGGCCATTGCGCTGAATGCCACAGATCTTGTCAAAGAAGCTGGACAGGATGCGGGTGTAGGGGTTGCGCACGCAGGTAAACGCATAGCTTTTGTGGTCGCGCACATTGGCTTCGATCTGTGCCTGCGATTGGTCTTGCGCCCACTTGTGCATCCGGTCTTTGCTGTCGTGAATGTCGCCATCAAAGAACTCGCCATGATCCGAGTAGAACATGATTTGCCCGATGGTCGAACAGGCGCATTTTGGGACCACGCGATACACAACGCTTTCGCTTTCGGTCATCCAGGTGCCGGGAAACCCCATAAAATACCTCGTCTTCTAAATACTTGGTTCGCGCCATTGCTCTGTTTGTGAACAGATTGATGAAAAAAGTAAAGAATCTCTGTTTTTCTGATAGATGTTCACGCTATTTAAGTCGGGTCATCGTCAGTTCTAAAGGCAAATAACGTTTCATGGCCCAAATCGCCTTCATTTTGCTGTGCCACAAAGACCCTGAGGCCATCATTTCGCAAGCACGGCAATTGACGGCGGCTGGCGACTATATGGCAATCCATTTCGACGCGCGCGCAAACCCCACTGATTTCCAGCGCATTCAGGACGCGCTCAGAGATAATCAAAACGTGACCTTCGCCAAGAAACGCATCAAGTGCGGCTGGGGGGAATGGTCCTTGGTACAGGCGTCTCTGAATGCCGTTGAGGCGGCATTGGAAGCGTTTCCGCGCGCCACGCATTTCTACATGCTGTCTGGTGATTGCATGGCTATCAAATCTGCCGAATTCGCCCATGACCTGCTGGACCGCGAAGATGTGGACTATATCGAGAGCTTCGACTTTTTCGAAAGCGACTGGATCAAGACGGGCATGAAGGAAGAGCGGCTGATCTATCGCCACTTCCTGAACGAACGCAAACACAAGAATCTGTTTGATGCCTCTTTCCAGCTGCAAAAGAAGCTGGGCCTGACGCGCGAAATCCCTGTGGATCTTCAGGTTATGATCGGCAGCCAATGGTGGTGTCTGCGCCGCCGCACCGTCGAATGGGTGATGAAGTTCTGCCAAGAGCGCAAAGACGTGATGCGGTTCTTCCGCACCACTTGGATCCCGGACGAGACGTTCTTTCAGACCATCGTGCGCCATCTGGTGCCGGACGAAGAGATTCGAACCAGCACGCTGACCTTCCTGATGTTCACTGACTATGGGATGCCGGTAACATTCTATAACGACCACTATGACTTGCTTCTCAGTCAGGATTTCCTGTTTGCCCGCAAGATCAGCCCCGAAGCCGCGGATCTTAAGCAGCGGCTGGGCGATCTTTATGCTGCCAAAGGGGTCGAATTTCAGATTTCGAACGAAGGGCGTAGCCTGTTTCGGTTTCTGACCAGCCGAGGACGGAACGGTTTACGGTTCGCGCCGCGGTTCTGGGAGGCGGAATCAAGTCTGGGGCGCGAACGTGAGCTTCTGATTGTCGTGGCCAAGAAGTGGCACGTGGCTAAACGCCTGATCCACAAAATCAAAGAAGTCACCGGCATCGAGACCATCGAATATCTGTTCGACGAGGCCAGCTGTCCGATGCCTGATCTGGGTGGTATCCAGACACAGATGGGCAAACGCGCCCGACACCGTCGCGCTTTGATGCGGATGCTCTACGAGTATTACGGGACAGACCGCATGGTGATCTGCATGGACCCCAAAAATATGGAGATGTTTCAGGATTTCTTCTCGGACCGATCCACCGCGCGTCTGTTGGAAGTCGAAAGTATCTTCTCGGACGACTATCTGGCTGGACACGCAATGCGGGTTGGGCTTGCGGGTAAAAATACGCCCAAGCAGTCGATGGAACGTCTATTGCCCACGATTCGCGCTGACGTGATGCATGAAAGTGACCGGATCCGGGATGCCGGGTTCGAAAACTACTATCGCATCAGTGAAGGGCGGGACGCGCAAGAGAACGCGATGGCTCTGTCACAATTCCTGTCGATCTCGCCCGAGCAAGCGCTTGAGATCGCCCAGACCAATCACCTGTTTGAGGACTGACACCGGAGGCCACAATGCCCTACAGCTATGACGACCAGAACATCTTCGCAAAGATCCTGCGTGGCGAAATCCCGAATGACACCGTGTACGAAGATGACCACGCGCTGGCCTTTCGCGACATCCAGCCACAAGCCCCGCACCATGTGTTGGTGATTCCCAAAGGGCCGTATGTGACCTTCGATCATCTGGCCACCGAAGGTTCGGACGCCGAGATCGTGGGCTTCACCCGCGCCGTGGGAAAGGTCTGCGCGCTTCTAGGCGTTGACCCGGGCGGAGATGGCGACGGGTATCGCATGATCTCGAACGCAGGCGTGCATGGTGTGCAAGAGGTGCCGCATCTGCACATCCATATTCTGGCAGGACGCCCCATTGGACGCATGGTATCGCGCGCAGACTAACGGTTCGCTCTTGCGGCACCTGCCGCGCGGGGCGTAAATAGAATGACGAAAAATGACAGAGGTGTCTCACATGACCCAACCGGCTCCTGAAACCAAGATCGTAGACAGCTACAAGGTCTCTTGTGACGGCGGCGAGGGCGCGCTGGGCCATCCGCGCGTCTATCTACAGATCCCGACCGAACATGGCTGGGTGGAATGCCCCTATTGTGATTGCAAGTTCGTGCACAAAGATCACGCCGACGACGACAAAGCCGCCTGATCTTAGCCGGGCTGTACTGAAAATCCGGGCCGCGGGCTGGTGCCTCGCGGCCTTTTGCGTCTTAACTGGTCACACGCGTATCAGGGGGAATTCCAATGAGCTTTGGAAAAGGCTGTCATCTGCATTTGGTCGACGGGTCGGCCTTTATTTTTCGGGCCTATCACGCGCTTCCTCCGCTGACGCGAAAATCCGACGGGCTGCCCATCGGGGCGGTGGCCGGGTTCTGCAACATGCTGTTCAAGTTTGTCGAGGACAACGCCGGTGCCGACGCGCCCACTCATGTCGCGGTGATCTTTGACCATTCCGGCAAGACCTTCCGCAGTGACATCTACCCCGAGTACAAAGCCAACCGCCCCCCGGCACCTGAAGATCTGCGTCCTCA
The Aliiroseovarius pelagivivens DNA segment above includes these coding regions:
- a CDS encoding methylated-DNA--[protein]-cysteine S-methyltransferase, which gives rise to MTPTEDSYHYNVIRRAIEEIDAAGGKTLALDALAAKMDMSPSHFQRVFSRWVGVSPKRYQQFLTLGHAKTLLAERFSTLETAQSVGLSGQGRLHDLFLRWEAMSPGEYANRGKGLTIYWGWFDSPFGASLVMGTERGICGIGFAGETGVEETFEDLISRWPNATFIEDPMFLRPWVLAAYDTELGKDGKTPLHLIGSPLQIKVWEALLSIPSGHVTTYGQIAEKIGQPRAVRAVGTAVGRNPVSWLIPCHRALRKSGALGGYHWGLPVKRALLAWESAELEQERTG
- the nth gene encoding endonuclease III: MAKQLGYHQIREIFERFKEQEAEPKGELEHVNVYTLVVAVALSAQATDVGVNKATRALFKVADTPQKMLDLGLEGLTEHIKTIGLFRQKAKNVMKLSQILVDEYGGEVPNSRAALQSLPGVGRKTANVVLNMWWGVPAQAVDTHIFRVGNRTGIAVGKNVDAVERAIEDNIPADFQHHAHHWLILHGRYTCKARKPMCGNCIIRDLCPFEEKNL
- a CDS encoding adenosine kinase yields the protein MTKKYKVVGIGNAVVDVITTADDSFLELMGIEKGIMQLVEKDRAEVLYAAMQDRKQAAGGSVANTIAGIGNLGLTTGFVGRVHEDALGHFYADAMEMDGTRFVNPPVPGGELPTSRSMIFVSPDGERSMNTYLGISAELGPEDVDPEVAADAEIVFLEGYLFDKDKGKEAFIAMARACRAGGGKAGIAISDPFCVERHRTDFLMLIEHELDYVIGNEEELKALFQTDDLEEAMAKTAAICPLVACTRSGDGVTILAGGERVDVPVERIVPVDATGAGDGFAAGFLYGLATGADLRTCGEMGCTVAGEVIRHIGPRADRNLPALFREKGLI
- a CDS encoding OsmC family protein, which encodes MKARVKWAEARTFIGTSGTGHNIVLGTGHDGAGTPGPSPMELLLIGTAGCSAYDVVSILQKQRQRIEDVDVEVDAERAETDPKVFTKIHLHFIVKGRGVSADKVERAISLSVDKYCSASAMMAALANVTHDYEVVDTE
- a CDS encoding sulfotransferase family protein codes for the protein MGFPGTWMTESESVVYRVVPKCACSTIGQIMFYSDHGEFFDGDIHDSKDRMHKWAQDQSQAQIEANVRDHKSYAFTCVRNPYTRILSSFFDKICGIQRNGRRYRGNLVPLLIQKYGIEVGDPDNGFEFDQIESFRRFLLFARDTIRWRKPMDPDIHWSSMSGHVSTFIVNGGRYDNIVWTEKFNDGMQSVLDAIETPHPVDLAEIPRFNESEGHGPKRAHPVEDYFDDLSMHLVYEIFKKDFELFKYDFENPGNKMPIGEIDLDEIHAKLGD
- a CDS encoding DUF5928 domain-containing protein, with translation MAQIAFILLCHKDPEAIISQARQLTAAGDYMAIHFDARANPTDFQRIQDALRDNQNVTFAKKRIKCGWGEWSLVQASLNAVEAALEAFPRATHFYMLSGDCMAIKSAEFAHDLLDREDVDYIESFDFFESDWIKTGMKEERLIYRHFLNERKHKNLFDASFQLQKKLGLTREIPVDLQVMIGSQWWCLRRRTVEWVMKFCQERKDVMRFFRTTWIPDETFFQTIVRHLVPDEEIRTSTLTFLMFTDYGMPVTFYNDHYDLLLSQDFLFARKISPEAADLKQRLGDLYAAKGVEFQISNEGRSLFRFLTSRGRNGLRFAPRFWEAESSLGRERELLIVVAKKWHVAKRLIHKIKEVTGIETIEYLFDEASCPMPDLGGIQTQMGKRARHRRALMRMLYEYYGTDRMVICMDPKNMEMFQDFFSDRSTARLLEVESIFSDDYLAGHAMRVGLAGKNTPKQSMERLLPTIRADVMHESDRIRDAGFENYYRISEGRDAQENAMALSQFLSISPEQALEIAQTNHLFED
- a CDS encoding HIT domain-containing protein encodes the protein MPYSYDDQNIFAKILRGEIPNDTVYEDDHALAFRDIQPQAPHHVLVIPKGPYVTFDHLATEGSDAEIVGFTRAVGKVCALLGVDPGGDGDGYRMISNAGVHGVQEVPHLHIHILAGRPIGRMVSRAD
- a CDS encoding zinc-finger domain-containing protein: MTQPAPETKIVDSYKVSCDGGEGALGHPRVYLQIPTEHGWVECPYCDCKFVHKDHADDDKAA